Proteins encoded by one window of Ramlibacter tataouinensis:
- a CDS encoding ABC transporter ATP-binding protein: protein MFLAIDALTKKYESDQRSSLALNNIGFGIEKGTFLTLLGPSGCGKSTLLNMLAGLDQPSSGRIEMNGRVVYDSARGILLPPAARNISMVFQSYAIWPHMTVRENVDFPLRFGVPGKGMAPKERERTVDHALERVRLQQFADRPAPLLSGGQQQRVSLARALAQKPSLLLLDEPLSNLDAHLRESMQKEIRSIVTEEGITAVYVTHDQKEALSMSDLIVVLKDGEVQQIGSPMDIYYRPQNRFVAGFMGSPNIIDAEVRHVDLSQDLVLAESELGALRMKRIDGCEGLAPGRRLNVVLKQEDLRIAAPEQCAPEENYFSLPLVRQVFLGDRLEVLCQARDKLISIYTSARDWQQGERVGFACCPRRLHYFPVG, encoded by the coding sequence GTGTTCCTCGCGATCGACGCGCTCACCAAGAAGTACGAAAGCGACCAGCGCTCGAGCCTGGCGCTGAACAACATCGGCTTCGGCATCGAGAAGGGGACCTTCCTGACGCTGCTGGGCCCCAGCGGGTGCGGGAAGTCGACCCTCCTGAACATGCTGGCGGGGCTCGACCAGCCCAGCAGCGGGCGCATCGAGATGAACGGGCGGGTGGTCTACGACTCCGCCCGCGGCATCCTGCTGCCGCCAGCCGCACGCAACATCTCGATGGTGTTCCAGAGCTATGCGATCTGGCCGCACATGACCGTGCGCGAGAACGTGGACTTCCCCTTGCGCTTCGGCGTGCCCGGCAAGGGAATGGCGCCGAAGGAGCGCGAGCGCACGGTCGACCACGCGCTCGAGCGCGTGCGGCTGCAACAGTTCGCCGATCGCCCCGCACCGCTGCTGTCGGGCGGCCAGCAGCAGCGCGTCTCGCTGGCCCGGGCCCTGGCCCAGAAGCCTTCCCTGCTCCTGCTGGACGAGCCGCTGTCCAACCTGGACGCGCACCTGCGCGAGAGCATGCAAAAGGAGATCCGCTCCATCGTCACCGAGGAGGGCATCACGGCGGTCTACGTCACGCACGACCAGAAGGAAGCGCTTTCGATGTCGGACCTGATCGTCGTGCTCAAGGACGGCGAGGTGCAGCAGATCGGCTCGCCGATGGACATCTACTACCGCCCGCAGAACCGGTTCGTCGCCGGGTTCATGGGCTCGCCGAACATCATCGACGCCGAAGTCAGGCACGTCGACCTGTCGCAGGACCTCGTGCTGGCCGAAAGCGAGCTCGGCGCGCTGCGGATGAAGCGGATCGACGGGTGCGAGGGACTGGCGCCGGGCCGGCGCCTGAACGTGGTGCTCAAGCAGGAGGACCTGCGGATCGCCGCGCCGGAGCAGTGCGCCCCTGAGGAAAACTACTTCTCGCTGCCGCTGGTGCGACAGGTTTTCCTGGGCGACCGGCTCGAGGTGCTGTGCCAGGCGCGCGACAAGCTGATCTCGATCTACACCAGCGCGCGCGACTGGCAGCAGGGGGAGCGCGTGGGTTTCGCCTGCTGCCCGCGGCGGCTCCACTACTTCCCGGTGGGGTGA